Proteins encoded by one window of Musa acuminata AAA Group cultivar baxijiao chromosome BXJ2-9, Cavendish_Baxijiao_AAA, whole genome shotgun sequence:
- the LOC103998615 gene encoding serine/threonine-protein kinase/endoribonuclease IRE1a isoform X2, with amino-acid sequence MLPSARSVVFYTVLAIGFLVSGVLTSVVLDPSASPYPGLSFPVASTGEISAAEKWSGRLLSTDLVPVEKSPPGVLRAGSRSLMSLDENKHGRFFLALPNGTIYFMNKSTKPQWKLLIGELYEYSKVAGIKKHDWTVEEYVQKAPVVNGSVITTGTKTSTFYVVDADSGELIYHDKEPFSWATVGMPTAEEQYISSKLESGNATCITIIRTDYFLDSYDLNNHLWSVMISRISAHNVGPGLPPARNEEMGIPSMSGRNIPVYFTSKAGQPPKLKAMLPPSCYESHNGMRSGQGDRQSYECQSANNCSLEICISSNRDTDQMFERLDDGLISLYVSQVLRTVPSGCQPGNCISARPKFHTTHSNFVNSETRPRGNMKLPNHGQEISNASHNSLDDQINHSVDEHSDAQQNNVLSLQSIYEGYGWLLILTLPIFFVLCYLWLRKLFKYDKECNDLKERQSVLAKKRKSRKAPNMKNVSISGNHDSHLLSMRENTKTNGHNQNGSSFMKLNDDSDGRWIGRLFVSNSEIGHGSNGTVVFEGFYDARPVAVKRLLRAHHDVACKEIQNLIASDRHPNIVRWYGVEQDLDFVYISLERCICSLSDLIHICSDSSYSVSVENPISDSSIEHKFQLGMVKNIGKDVNLWRPNGLPSIQLLKLMRDIVSGVAHLHELGIIHRDLKPQNVLISNDRYLYAKLSDMGISKRLLEDMSSLSCNATGYGSSGWQAPEQILHERQTRAVDLFSLGCILFFCITKGKHPFGKFFERDANIINNCMDLFLVDHIPEAEHLLCQLLQPDPKMRPNAVEVLHQPLFWNSETRLSFLRDVSDRVELEDRGSDILKALENIAPLAFGGKWDEKLDAALITDMGRYRKYRFYCVRDLLRVIRNKLNHYRELPKELQETLGPVPEGFDMYFRSLFPKLLIEVYKVVCRYCKEEDSLGKYFRSSLL; translated from the exons ATGCTCCCCTCTGCGCGATCCGTCGTTTTCTACACCGTCCTTGCCATCGGGTTCCTCGTCTCCGGCGTGTTGACGTCCGTGGTGCTTGATCCGTCTGCTTCTCCTTATCCCGGGCTTTCTTTTCCTGTTGCGTCTACTGGTGAGATCTCCGCTGCAGAAAAATGGAGCGGTCGGCTCTTGTCGACCGATTTGGTACCTGTCGAGAAGTCTCCCCCTGGTGTTTTAAGAGCCGGATCGAGATCTCTCATGAGTTTGGATGAAAA TAAGCATGGGAGGTTCTTTTTGGCTTTGCCAAATGGCACtatttattttatgaataaatctACAAAACCTCAGTGGAAGCTTTTGATAG GGGAACTCTACGAATATAGCAAGGTTGCTGGAATAAAG AAACATGACTGGACAGTTGAGGAATATGTACAGAAAGCACCTGTTGTTAACGGATCAGTTATTACCACTGGGACAAAGACATCAACTTTTTATGTTGTTGATGCTGATAGTGGAGAGTTAATATATCATGATAAGGAGCCTTTTAGTTGGGCAACTGTGGGGATGCCTACGGCTGAAGAGCAGTACATTTCATCCAAGCTGGAATCTGGCAATGCTACTTGTATAACCATTATAAGAACAGATTATTTTCTGGATAGCTATGATTTAAATAATCACTTATGGAGTGTGATGATTTCTCGTATCAGTGCTCATAATGTTGGGCCTGGATTGCCACCTGCCAGGAATGAGGAGATGGGAATACCATCCATGTCCGGAAGAAATATTCCTGTCTACTTTACTAGTAAGGCCGGACAACCACCTAAGCTGAAGGCTATGCTCCCCCCCTCATGTTATGAATCACACAATGGGATGAGGTCTGGCCAAGGTGACAGGCAATCATATGAATGTCAATCTGCTAATAACTGTTCCTTAGAAATTTGTATCAGTTCCAATAGGGATACTGACCAGATGTTCGAGAGACTAGATGATGGGCTTATTTCTTTATATGTATCACAAGTCTTACGTACTGTTCCAAGTGGATGCCAGCCAGGAAACTGCATTTCTGCTAGACCAAAATTTCATACTACACATTCTAATTTCGTTAACTCAGAAACAAGACCCAGAGGTAACATGAAATTGCCTAATCATGGACAGGAAATTTCTAATGCATCCCATAACTCATTGGATGACCAGATTAATCATTCAGTGGATGAACATTCTGATGCTCAGCAGAACAATGTGTTGTCACTGCAATCTATTTATGAAGGTTATGGTTGGCTTTTGATTCTAACTTTGCCTATATTCTTTGTGCTCTGCTATCTTTGGTTGAGAAAGCTATTCAAGTATGATAaagaatgcaatgatttgaaggaACGACAATCTGTGCTTGCTAAAAAGAGGAAATCTCGGAAGGCTCCAAACATGAAAAATGTTTCCATCAGTGGTAATCATGACAGTCATTTGTTATCTATGAGAGAGAACACCAAAACTAATGGACATAATCAAAATGGAAGCTCATTTATGAAACTGAATGATGATAGTGATGGACGTTGGATTGGAAGACTCTTTGTATCAAATTCTGAAATCGGTCATGGGAGCAATGGTACAGTTGTTTTTGAAGGATTTTATGATGCTCGTCCTGTCGCTGTCAAACGGCTTCTTCGTGCGCATCATGATGTGGCCTGTAAAGAGATTCAGAATCTTATTGCATCTGATCGGCACCCCAATATTGTTCGGTGGTATGGAGTAGAACAAGATTTAGATTTTGTCTATATCTCACTGGAGCGATGTATATGCAGTTTAAGTGACCTAATACACATATGCTCAGATTCTTCATATTCAGTATCTGTGGAAAATCCAATATCAGACTCATCTATTGAGCACAAATTTCAATTAGGCATGGTGAAAAATATTGGAAAGGATGTTAACTTGTGGAGACCAAATGGTCTTCCATCAATTCAACTCTTAAAACTAATGAG AGATATAGTTTCTGGCGTTGCGCATCTACATGAACTTGGAATCATACATCGGGATCTAAAGCCTCAAAATGTGCTAATAAGCAATGACAGATATCTTTATGCCAAACTTTCTGATATGGGTATAAGCAAACGCCTCCTTGAAGACATGTCTTCTTTGAGTTGTAATGCAACTG GATATGGTAGCTCTGGTTGGCAAGCACCTGAGCAAATTCTTCATGAACGCCAAACACGAGCTGTGGATTTATTCAGTTTGGGTTGCATACTATTCTTTTGTATTACCAAGGGGAAACATCCATTTGGCAAATTCTTTGAACGAGATGCAAACATTATTAACAATTGCATGGACCTTTTCTTGGTGGATCATATACCAGAAGCTGAGCATCTACTTTGCCAATTGTTGCAACCTGACCCAAAGATGAG GCCAAATGCAGTAGAAGTATTGCATCAACCACTTTTTTGGAATTCTGAGACACGGCTTTCATTTTTACGAGATGTAAGCGATCGAGTTGAATTGGAAGACAGAGGATCAGATATTTTAAAAGCGTTAGAAAATATTGCACCTCTTGCATTTGGTGGGAAATGGGATGAAAAGTTAGATGCTGCACTCATTACAGACATGGGTCGTTATAGAAAATATCGTTTTTATTGTGTTCGTGACCTCCTACGAGTAATAAGAAACAAGTTAAATCATTATAGGGAACTTCCAAAAGAACTCCAG GAAACACTAGGACCTGTTCCTGAAGGATTTGATATGTACTTTAGAAGTCTATTCCCAAAGCTTCTGATCGAAGTCTACAAAGTGGTTTGCCGATACTGTAAGGAAGAGGactctcttggcaaatattttagaAGCAGTCTTTTATAG
- the LOC103998615 gene encoding serine/threonine-protein kinase/endoribonuclease IRE1a isoform X3: MLPSARSVVFYTVLAIGFLVSGVLTSVVLDPSASPYPGLSFPVASTGEISAAEKWSGRLLSTDLVPVEKSPPGVLRAGSRSLMSLDENEGELYEYSKVAGIKKHDWTVEEYVQKAPVVNGSVITTGTKTSTFYVVDADSGELIYHDKEPFSWATVGMPTAEEQYISSKLESGNATCITIIRTDYFLDSYDLNNHLWSVMISRISAHNVGPGLPPARNEEMGIPSMSGRNIPVYFTSKAGQPPKLKAMLPPSCYESHNGMRSGQGDRQSYECQSANNCSLEICISSNRDTDQMFERLDDGLISLYVSQVLRTVPSGCQPGNCISARPKFHTTHSNFVNSETRPRGNMKLPNHGQEISNASHNSLDDQINHSVDEHSDAQQNNVLSLQSIYEGYGWLLILTLPIFFVLCYLWLRKLFKYDKECNDLKERQSVLAKKRKSRKAPNMKNVSISGNHDSHLLSMRENTKTNGHNQNGSSFMKLNDDSDGRWIGRLFVSNSEIGHGSNGTVVFEGFYDARPVAVKRLLRAHHDVACKEIQNLIASDRHPNIVRWYGVEQDLDFVYISLERCICSLSDLIHICSDSSYSVSVENPISDSSIEHKFQLGMVKNIGKDVNLWRPNGLPSIQLLKLMRDIVSGVAHLHELGIIHRDLKPQNVLISNDRYLYAKLSDMGISKRLLEDMSSLSCNATGYGSSGWQAPEQILHERQTRAVDLFSLGCILFFCITKGKHPFGKFFERDANIINNCMDLFLVDHIPEAEHLLCQLLQPDPKMRPNAVEVLHQPLFWNSETRLSFLRDVSDRVELEDRGSDILKALENIAPLAFGGKWDEKLDAALITDMGRYRKYRFYCVRDLLRVIRNKLNHYRELPKELQETLGPVPEGFDMYFRSLFPKLLIEVYKVVCRYCKEEDSLGKYFRSSLL, encoded by the exons ATGCTCCCCTCTGCGCGATCCGTCGTTTTCTACACCGTCCTTGCCATCGGGTTCCTCGTCTCCGGCGTGTTGACGTCCGTGGTGCTTGATCCGTCTGCTTCTCCTTATCCCGGGCTTTCTTTTCCTGTTGCGTCTACTGGTGAGATCTCCGCTGCAGAAAAATGGAGCGGTCGGCTCTTGTCGACCGATTTGGTACCTGTCGAGAAGTCTCCCCCTGGTGTTTTAAGAGCCGGATCGAGATCTCTCATGAGTTTGGATGAAAA CGAAGGGGAACTCTACGAATATAGCAAGGTTGCTGGAATAAAG AAACATGACTGGACAGTTGAGGAATATGTACAGAAAGCACCTGTTGTTAACGGATCAGTTATTACCACTGGGACAAAGACATCAACTTTTTATGTTGTTGATGCTGATAGTGGAGAGTTAATATATCATGATAAGGAGCCTTTTAGTTGGGCAACTGTGGGGATGCCTACGGCTGAAGAGCAGTACATTTCATCCAAGCTGGAATCTGGCAATGCTACTTGTATAACCATTATAAGAACAGATTATTTTCTGGATAGCTATGATTTAAATAATCACTTATGGAGTGTGATGATTTCTCGTATCAGTGCTCATAATGTTGGGCCTGGATTGCCACCTGCCAGGAATGAGGAGATGGGAATACCATCCATGTCCGGAAGAAATATTCCTGTCTACTTTACTAGTAAGGCCGGACAACCACCTAAGCTGAAGGCTATGCTCCCCCCCTCATGTTATGAATCACACAATGGGATGAGGTCTGGCCAAGGTGACAGGCAATCATATGAATGTCAATCTGCTAATAACTGTTCCTTAGAAATTTGTATCAGTTCCAATAGGGATACTGACCAGATGTTCGAGAGACTAGATGATGGGCTTATTTCTTTATATGTATCACAAGTCTTACGTACTGTTCCAAGTGGATGCCAGCCAGGAAACTGCATTTCTGCTAGACCAAAATTTCATACTACACATTCTAATTTCGTTAACTCAGAAACAAGACCCAGAGGTAACATGAAATTGCCTAATCATGGACAGGAAATTTCTAATGCATCCCATAACTCATTGGATGACCAGATTAATCATTCAGTGGATGAACATTCTGATGCTCAGCAGAACAATGTGTTGTCACTGCAATCTATTTATGAAGGTTATGGTTGGCTTTTGATTCTAACTTTGCCTATATTCTTTGTGCTCTGCTATCTTTGGTTGAGAAAGCTATTCAAGTATGATAaagaatgcaatgatttgaaggaACGACAATCTGTGCTTGCTAAAAAGAGGAAATCTCGGAAGGCTCCAAACATGAAAAATGTTTCCATCAGTGGTAATCATGACAGTCATTTGTTATCTATGAGAGAGAACACCAAAACTAATGGACATAATCAAAATGGAAGCTCATTTATGAAACTGAATGATGATAGTGATGGACGTTGGATTGGAAGACTCTTTGTATCAAATTCTGAAATCGGTCATGGGAGCAATGGTACAGTTGTTTTTGAAGGATTTTATGATGCTCGTCCTGTCGCTGTCAAACGGCTTCTTCGTGCGCATCATGATGTGGCCTGTAAAGAGATTCAGAATCTTATTGCATCTGATCGGCACCCCAATATTGTTCGGTGGTATGGAGTAGAACAAGATTTAGATTTTGTCTATATCTCACTGGAGCGATGTATATGCAGTTTAAGTGACCTAATACACATATGCTCAGATTCTTCATATTCAGTATCTGTGGAAAATCCAATATCAGACTCATCTATTGAGCACAAATTTCAATTAGGCATGGTGAAAAATATTGGAAAGGATGTTAACTTGTGGAGACCAAATGGTCTTCCATCAATTCAACTCTTAAAACTAATGAG AGATATAGTTTCTGGCGTTGCGCATCTACATGAACTTGGAATCATACATCGGGATCTAAAGCCTCAAAATGTGCTAATAAGCAATGACAGATATCTTTATGCCAAACTTTCTGATATGGGTATAAGCAAACGCCTCCTTGAAGACATGTCTTCTTTGAGTTGTAATGCAACTG GATATGGTAGCTCTGGTTGGCAAGCACCTGAGCAAATTCTTCATGAACGCCAAACACGAGCTGTGGATTTATTCAGTTTGGGTTGCATACTATTCTTTTGTATTACCAAGGGGAAACATCCATTTGGCAAATTCTTTGAACGAGATGCAAACATTATTAACAATTGCATGGACCTTTTCTTGGTGGATCATATACCAGAAGCTGAGCATCTACTTTGCCAATTGTTGCAACCTGACCCAAAGATGAG GCCAAATGCAGTAGAAGTATTGCATCAACCACTTTTTTGGAATTCTGAGACACGGCTTTCATTTTTACGAGATGTAAGCGATCGAGTTGAATTGGAAGACAGAGGATCAGATATTTTAAAAGCGTTAGAAAATATTGCACCTCTTGCATTTGGTGGGAAATGGGATGAAAAGTTAGATGCTGCACTCATTACAGACATGGGTCGTTATAGAAAATATCGTTTTTATTGTGTTCGTGACCTCCTACGAGTAATAAGAAACAAGTTAAATCATTATAGGGAACTTCCAAAAGAACTCCAG GAAACACTAGGACCTGTTCCTGAAGGATTTGATATGTACTTTAGAAGTCTATTCCCAAAGCTTCTGATCGAAGTCTACAAAGTGGTTTGCCGATACTGTAAGGAAGAGGactctcttggcaaatattttagaAGCAGTCTTTTATAG
- the LOC103998615 gene encoding serine/threonine-protein kinase/endoribonuclease IRE1a isoform X1 — protein MLPSARSVVFYTVLAIGFLVSGVLTSVVLDPSASPYPGLSFPVASTGEISAAEKWSGRLLSTDLVPVEKSPPGVLRAGSRSLMSLDENKHGRFFLALPNGTIYFMNKSTKPQWKLLIGQPLSYSWRTPSINDPDYIVFSDSEGELYEYSKVAGIKKHDWTVEEYVQKAPVVNGSVITTGTKTSTFYVVDADSGELIYHDKEPFSWATVGMPTAEEQYISSKLESGNATCITIIRTDYFLDSYDLNNHLWSVMISRISAHNVGPGLPPARNEEMGIPSMSGRNIPVYFTSKAGQPPKLKAMLPPSCYESHNGMRSGQGDRQSYECQSANNCSLEICISSNRDTDQMFERLDDGLISLYVSQVLRTVPSGCQPGNCISARPKFHTTHSNFVNSETRPRGNMKLPNHGQEISNASHNSLDDQINHSVDEHSDAQQNNVLSLQSIYEGYGWLLILTLPIFFVLCYLWLRKLFKYDKECNDLKERQSVLAKKRKSRKAPNMKNVSISGNHDSHLLSMRENTKTNGHNQNGSSFMKLNDDSDGRWIGRLFVSNSEIGHGSNGTVVFEGFYDARPVAVKRLLRAHHDVACKEIQNLIASDRHPNIVRWYGVEQDLDFVYISLERCICSLSDLIHICSDSSYSVSVENPISDSSIEHKFQLGMVKNIGKDVNLWRPNGLPSIQLLKLMRDIVSGVAHLHELGIIHRDLKPQNVLISNDRYLYAKLSDMGISKRLLEDMSSLSCNATGYGSSGWQAPEQILHERQTRAVDLFSLGCILFFCITKGKHPFGKFFERDANIINNCMDLFLVDHIPEAEHLLCQLLQPDPKMRPNAVEVLHQPLFWNSETRLSFLRDVSDRVELEDRGSDILKALENIAPLAFGGKWDEKLDAALITDMGRYRKYRFYCVRDLLRVIRNKLNHYRELPKELQETLGPVPEGFDMYFRSLFPKLLIEVYKVVCRYCKEEDSLGKYFRSSLL, from the exons ATGCTCCCCTCTGCGCGATCCGTCGTTTTCTACACCGTCCTTGCCATCGGGTTCCTCGTCTCCGGCGTGTTGACGTCCGTGGTGCTTGATCCGTCTGCTTCTCCTTATCCCGGGCTTTCTTTTCCTGTTGCGTCTACTGGTGAGATCTCCGCTGCAGAAAAATGGAGCGGTCGGCTCTTGTCGACCGATTTGGTACCTGTCGAGAAGTCTCCCCCTGGTGTTTTAAGAGCCGGATCGAGATCTCTCATGAGTTTGGATGAAAA TAAGCATGGGAGGTTCTTTTTGGCTTTGCCAAATGGCACtatttattttatgaataaatctACAAAACCTCAGTGGAAGCTTTTGATAGGTCAGCCACTTTCATATTCATGGCGAACTCCTTCAATTAATGATCCTGATTATATTGTGTTTTCTGATAGCGAAGGGGAACTCTACGAATATAGCAAGGTTGCTGGAATAAAG AAACATGACTGGACAGTTGAGGAATATGTACAGAAAGCACCTGTTGTTAACGGATCAGTTATTACCACTGGGACAAAGACATCAACTTTTTATGTTGTTGATGCTGATAGTGGAGAGTTAATATATCATGATAAGGAGCCTTTTAGTTGGGCAACTGTGGGGATGCCTACGGCTGAAGAGCAGTACATTTCATCCAAGCTGGAATCTGGCAATGCTACTTGTATAACCATTATAAGAACAGATTATTTTCTGGATAGCTATGATTTAAATAATCACTTATGGAGTGTGATGATTTCTCGTATCAGTGCTCATAATGTTGGGCCTGGATTGCCACCTGCCAGGAATGAGGAGATGGGAATACCATCCATGTCCGGAAGAAATATTCCTGTCTACTTTACTAGTAAGGCCGGACAACCACCTAAGCTGAAGGCTATGCTCCCCCCCTCATGTTATGAATCACACAATGGGATGAGGTCTGGCCAAGGTGACAGGCAATCATATGAATGTCAATCTGCTAATAACTGTTCCTTAGAAATTTGTATCAGTTCCAATAGGGATACTGACCAGATGTTCGAGAGACTAGATGATGGGCTTATTTCTTTATATGTATCACAAGTCTTACGTACTGTTCCAAGTGGATGCCAGCCAGGAAACTGCATTTCTGCTAGACCAAAATTTCATACTACACATTCTAATTTCGTTAACTCAGAAACAAGACCCAGAGGTAACATGAAATTGCCTAATCATGGACAGGAAATTTCTAATGCATCCCATAACTCATTGGATGACCAGATTAATCATTCAGTGGATGAACATTCTGATGCTCAGCAGAACAATGTGTTGTCACTGCAATCTATTTATGAAGGTTATGGTTGGCTTTTGATTCTAACTTTGCCTATATTCTTTGTGCTCTGCTATCTTTGGTTGAGAAAGCTATTCAAGTATGATAaagaatgcaatgatttgaaggaACGACAATCTGTGCTTGCTAAAAAGAGGAAATCTCGGAAGGCTCCAAACATGAAAAATGTTTCCATCAGTGGTAATCATGACAGTCATTTGTTATCTATGAGAGAGAACACCAAAACTAATGGACATAATCAAAATGGAAGCTCATTTATGAAACTGAATGATGATAGTGATGGACGTTGGATTGGAAGACTCTTTGTATCAAATTCTGAAATCGGTCATGGGAGCAATGGTACAGTTGTTTTTGAAGGATTTTATGATGCTCGTCCTGTCGCTGTCAAACGGCTTCTTCGTGCGCATCATGATGTGGCCTGTAAAGAGATTCAGAATCTTATTGCATCTGATCGGCACCCCAATATTGTTCGGTGGTATGGAGTAGAACAAGATTTAGATTTTGTCTATATCTCACTGGAGCGATGTATATGCAGTTTAAGTGACCTAATACACATATGCTCAGATTCTTCATATTCAGTATCTGTGGAAAATCCAATATCAGACTCATCTATTGAGCACAAATTTCAATTAGGCATGGTGAAAAATATTGGAAAGGATGTTAACTTGTGGAGACCAAATGGTCTTCCATCAATTCAACTCTTAAAACTAATGAG AGATATAGTTTCTGGCGTTGCGCATCTACATGAACTTGGAATCATACATCGGGATCTAAAGCCTCAAAATGTGCTAATAAGCAATGACAGATATCTTTATGCCAAACTTTCTGATATGGGTATAAGCAAACGCCTCCTTGAAGACATGTCTTCTTTGAGTTGTAATGCAACTG GATATGGTAGCTCTGGTTGGCAAGCACCTGAGCAAATTCTTCATGAACGCCAAACACGAGCTGTGGATTTATTCAGTTTGGGTTGCATACTATTCTTTTGTATTACCAAGGGGAAACATCCATTTGGCAAATTCTTTGAACGAGATGCAAACATTATTAACAATTGCATGGACCTTTTCTTGGTGGATCATATACCAGAAGCTGAGCATCTACTTTGCCAATTGTTGCAACCTGACCCAAAGATGAG GCCAAATGCAGTAGAAGTATTGCATCAACCACTTTTTTGGAATTCTGAGACACGGCTTTCATTTTTACGAGATGTAAGCGATCGAGTTGAATTGGAAGACAGAGGATCAGATATTTTAAAAGCGTTAGAAAATATTGCACCTCTTGCATTTGGTGGGAAATGGGATGAAAAGTTAGATGCTGCACTCATTACAGACATGGGTCGTTATAGAAAATATCGTTTTTATTGTGTTCGTGACCTCCTACGAGTAATAAGAAACAAGTTAAATCATTATAGGGAACTTCCAAAAGAACTCCAG GAAACACTAGGACCTGTTCCTGAAGGATTTGATATGTACTTTAGAAGTCTATTCCCAAAGCTTCTGATCGAAGTCTACAAAGTGGTTTGCCGATACTGTAAGGAAGAGGactctcttggcaaatattttagaAGCAGTCTTTTATAG